The Hydrogenophaga crocea genome contains a region encoding:
- a CDS encoding NAD(P)/FAD-dependent oxidoreductase gives MSLERVDTVVIGAGVVGLAVARALALQGREVWVLEREAAIGTGTSSRNSEVIHAGIYYPAGSLKARLCVRGKALLYDYAAERGIAHRRCGKLIVANTPSQQGALAGIVARAAGNGVNDLRLLTADEARALEPALDCRGAVLSPSTGIVDSHGLMLALQGDLEHAGGLVALHANVHAVLRDGTAWRLQADDGTELLAERVVNAAGLQACALAQAIEGMPAGLVPRPFYAKGSYFTLSGRSPFTRLIYPAPEPDKHLAGLGVHLTIDLGGQAKFGPDVQWVDDPADLQVDPARGEAFYAEVRRYWPGLPDGALLPGYAGMRPKISGPHEPAADFVVQGPAEHGLPGLVNLLGIESPGLTSCLAIGELVAERLSAGGASWRAPPRACPRVP, from the coding sequence GTGAGCCTGGAGCGCGTGGACACGGTGGTGATCGGCGCCGGCGTGGTCGGCCTGGCCGTGGCGCGCGCGCTCGCGCTGCAAGGGCGTGAGGTCTGGGTGCTCGAACGCGAGGCCGCCATCGGCACCGGCACCAGCTCGCGCAACAGCGAGGTGATCCACGCAGGCATCTACTACCCGGCCGGCTCGCTCAAGGCGCGCCTGTGCGTGCGCGGCAAGGCACTGCTCTACGACTATGCGGCCGAGCGGGGCATCGCGCACCGGCGCTGCGGCAAGCTCATCGTGGCGAACACGCCGTCGCAGCAGGGCGCTCTGGCCGGCATCGTGGCGCGCGCGGCCGGCAACGGCGTGAACGATCTGCGCCTGCTCACGGCCGACGAGGCCCGCGCGCTGGAGCCTGCGCTCGACTGCCGCGGCGCGGTGCTGTCGCCGTCCACCGGCATCGTCGACAGCCACGGCCTGATGCTCGCGCTGCAGGGCGACCTGGAACACGCGGGCGGCCTGGTGGCGCTGCACGCCAACGTGCACGCCGTGCTGCGCGACGGCACGGCCTGGCGCTTGCAGGCCGACGACGGCACCGAACTGCTCGCCGAACGCGTGGTGAACGCCGCGGGCCTGCAGGCCTGCGCGCTGGCGCAGGCCATCGAGGGCATGCCCGCGGGCCTGGTGCCGCGGCCGTTCTACGCCAAAGGCAGCTACTTCACGCTGAGCGGGCGTTCGCCCTTCACGCGCCTGATCTACCCCGCGCCCGAGCCCGACAAGCACCTGGCCGGCCTGGGCGTGCACCTCACGATCGACCTGGGCGGCCAGGCCAAGTTCGGGCCCGATGTGCAATGGGTCGACGACCCCGCCGACCTGCAGGTGGACCCGGCGCGCGGTGAAGCCTTTTACGCCGAGGTGCGGCGCTACTGGCCCGGTCTGCCCGACGGCGCGCTGCTGCCGGGTTATGCGGGCATGCGGCCCAAGATCAGCGGGCCGCACGAACCCGCGGCCGACTTCGTGGTGCAAGGCCCCGCCGAGCACGGGCTGCCGGGCCTGGTGAACCTGCTGGGCATCGAATCGCCCGGGCTCACGAGCTGCCTGGCGATCGGCGAGCTCGTGGCCGAGCGCCTCAGCGCTGGTGGTGCTTCATGGCGCGCTCCACCTCGCGCTTGCCCTCGCGTTCCTTGA
- the smpB gene encoding SsrA-binding protein SmpB, which produces MATSQKSKPGTGDSRIADNKKALFNYAIEERYEAGMVLQGWEVKALREGKVQLTDGYVVIREGELFLIGCQINPLRTTSTHVSADSVRTKKLLLHKEQINRLVGKVEQKGFTLVPLNLHWKGGHVKCEIALAKGKAEHDKRDTIKEREGKREVERAMKHHQR; this is translated from the coding sequence ATGGCCACCTCCCAGAAATCCAAGCCCGGCACGGGCGACAGCCGCATCGCCGACAACAAGAAGGCGCTGTTCAACTACGCCATCGAGGAACGCTACGAGGCGGGCATGGTGCTGCAGGGCTGGGAAGTGAAGGCCCTGCGCGAGGGCAAGGTGCAGCTCACCGACGGCTACGTGGTCATCCGCGAAGGCGAACTGTTCCTCATCGGCTGCCAGATCAACCCGCTGCGCACCACCAGCACCCACGTGAGCGCCGACAGCGTGCGCACCAAAAAGCTGCTGCTGCACAAGGAGCAGATCAACCGGCTCGTGGGCAAGGTCGAGCAGAAGGGCTTCACGCTGGTGCCGCTGAACCTGCACTGGAAAGGCGGCCACGTGAAGTGCGAGATCGCGCTGGCCAAGGGCAAGGCCGAGCACGACAAGCGCGACACCATCAAGGAACGCGAGGGCAAGCGCGAGGTGGAGCGCGCCATGAAGCACCACCAGCGCTGA
- a CDS encoding type II toxin-antitoxin system RatA family toxin yields MKTINKSVLLWHSAHEMFALVTDVQHYPHFLPWCDRADVIERLDDGMVARVGMAIAGLQQSFTTRNLHVEDREVHMALVDGPFSQLDGRWLFTPLGDGSQRACKVEFTLRYGFSSGTLAAVVGPVFDRIAGSLVDAFVKRADQVYGEA; encoded by the coding sequence ATGAAAACCATCAACAAGTCGGTGCTGCTGTGGCACAGCGCGCACGAGATGTTCGCGCTGGTGACCGATGTGCAGCACTACCCCCATTTTCTGCCCTGGTGCGACCGCGCCGACGTGATCGAACGCCTCGATGACGGCATGGTGGCCCGCGTGGGCATGGCCATCGCGGGTCTGCAGCAGAGCTTCACCACACGCAACCTGCACGTCGAAGACCGCGAGGTCCACATGGCGCTGGTCGACGGCCCGTTCTCGCAGCTCGATGGCCGCTGGCTGTTCACGCCGCTGGGTGACGGCAGCCAGCGCGCGTGCAAGGTGGAGTTCACGCTGCGCTACGGTTTTTCGAGCGGCACGCTGGCGGCCGTGGTGGGCCCGGTGTTCGACCGCATCGCGGGCAGCCTGGTCGATGCCTTCGTGAAGCGGGCCGACCAGGTCTACGGCGAGGCCTGA
- a CDS encoding RnfH family protein codes for MRVTLVFASGPREVHEAAVDVAEGATVADALRAAGWHERFAAVDGLSLAVWGRRCAGGQPLREGDRVELLRGLRVDPKVARRERFVGQGARSAGLFAKRRPNSKAGY; via the coding sequence ATGCGCGTGACCCTGGTGTTCGCGAGCGGACCGCGCGAGGTGCACGAAGCCGCTGTGGACGTGGCCGAAGGCGCCACCGTGGCCGACGCCCTGAGGGCCGCGGGCTGGCACGAACGCTTCGCTGCGGTGGACGGCCTGAGCCTGGCGGTCTGGGGCCGGCGTTGCGCGGGCGGGCAGCCGCTGCGCGAGGGCGACCGGGTGGAGCTGTTGCGCGGTCTGCGCGTGGACCCCAAGGTGGCGCGGCGCGAGCGCTTCGTGGGGCAGGGCGCGCGCTCGGCGGGCCTGTTCGCCAAACGCCGTCCGAATTCCAAGGCCGGCTACTGA
- a CDS encoding DUF4124 domain-containing protein, with protein sequence MRKPHRPHRLLAQASLALVTALALPAALAQWQWIDSTGRKVFSDTAPPAGTPDKNILKRPGQTSPMAPVAPAAPAEPTAASPAAPAAPKLPAKDSELEARKKQAEAAEEAKRKAEAERVARARADNCNRATQARNTLDSGMRVAITNAKGEREFMDDKTRASERQRIEQIIRSECGPAPAAQ encoded by the coding sequence ATGCGCAAACCCCACCGCCCCCACCGCCTCCTGGCCCAGGCATCGCTGGCATTGGTCACCGCCCTGGCGCTGCCCGCCGCCCTGGCGCAGTGGCAATGGATCGACAGCACCGGCCGCAAGGTGTTCAGCGACACCGCGCCGCCCGCGGGCACGCCGGACAAGAACATCCTCAAACGCCCCGGGCAGACGAGCCCCATGGCGCCCGTTGCGCCGGCGGCGCCCGCCGAGCCCACCGCGGCCAGCCCGGCCGCGCCCGCCGCCCCGAAGCTGCCCGCCAAGGACAGCGAACTGGAAGCGCGCAAGAAGCAGGCCGAGGCAGCCGAAGAGGCCAAGCGCAAGGCCGAGGCCGAGCGCGTGGCGCGCGCCCGCGCCGACAACTGCAACCGCGCCACCCAGGCCCGCAACACGCTCGACTCGGGCATGCGCGTGGCCATCACCAACGCCAAGGGCGAGCGCGAGTTCATGGACGACAAGACCCGCGCGAGCGAGCGCCAGCGCATCGAGCAGATCATCCGCAGCGAGTGCGGGCCCGCGCCCGCGGCGCAGTGA
- the guaB gene encoding IMP dehydrogenase, with translation MRLLGNALTFDDVLLVPAYSQVLPKDTSLATRFSRNIQLNLPLVSAAMDTVTEARLAIAIAQEGGMGIIHKNLSAAEQAAHVAKVKRYESGVLRDPVVIAPDTTVRQVMKLSDELGVSGFPVVDAGRVVGIVTGRDLRFETRYELPVREIMTPRERLITVPEGTTPEEAKALLNKHKLERLLVVNDAFELKGLITVKDITKQLNFPNAARDAAGRLRVGAAVGVGEGTEERVEALVKAGVDAIVVDTAHGHSKGVIDRVRWVKQHYPQVDVVGGNIATGAAALALVEAGADAVKVGIGPGSICTTRIVAGVGVPQIMAVDSVATALQGTGVPLIADGGIRYSGDIAKAIAAGASTVMMGGMFAGTEEAPGEVILYQGRSYKSYRGMGSIGAMQQGSADRYFQESSTGNPNADKLVPEGIEGRVPYKGSVVAIIFQLAGGVRASMGYCGCATIQEMKDRAEFVQITAAGMRESHVHDVQITKEAPNYRAD, from the coding sequence ATGCGCCTCCTCGGCAACGCGCTCACGTTCGACGACGTCTTGCTGGTGCCCGCGTACTCCCAGGTCCTGCCCAAGGACACTTCGCTGGCCACCCGTTTCTCCCGCAACATCCAGCTCAACCTGCCTCTTGTGTCCGCGGCCATGGACACGGTGACCGAGGCCCGCCTGGCGATCGCCATCGCGCAAGAGGGCGGCATGGGCATCATCCACAAGAACCTCTCGGCCGCCGAACAGGCGGCGCACGTGGCCAAGGTCAAGCGCTACGAGAGCGGCGTGCTGCGCGACCCGGTGGTGATCGCGCCCGACACCACGGTGCGCCAGGTCATGAAGCTGTCCGACGAGCTCGGTGTCTCGGGCTTCCCCGTGGTCGACGCGGGCCGCGTGGTCGGCATCGTCACCGGTCGCGACCTGCGCTTCGAAACCCGCTACGAGCTGCCGGTGCGCGAGATCATGACGCCGCGCGAGCGCCTGATCACCGTGCCCGAAGGCACCACGCCCGAAGAAGCCAAGGCCCTGCTCAACAAGCACAAGCTCGAGCGGCTGCTGGTGGTCAACGACGCCTTCGAGCTCAAGGGCCTGATCACCGTCAAGGACATCACCAAGCAACTCAACTTCCCCAACGCGGCGCGTGACGCCGCCGGCCGCCTGCGCGTGGGCGCGGCGGTGGGCGTGGGTGAAGGCACCGAAGAGCGCGTCGAGGCGCTGGTCAAGGCCGGCGTCGACGCCATCGTGGTCGACACCGCGCACGGCCACAGCAAGGGCGTGATCGACCGCGTGCGCTGGGTCAAGCAGCACTACCCGCAGGTCGACGTGGTCGGCGGCAACATCGCCACCGGCGCGGCCGCGCTGGCGCTGGTCGAGGCCGGCGCCGACGCGGTCAAGGTCGGTATCGGCCCGGGCTCCATCTGCACCACCCGCATCGTGGCGGGCGTGGGCGTGCCCCAGATCATGGCGGTCGACAGCGTGGCCACCGCGCTGCAGGGCACGGGCGTGCCCCTCATTGCCGACGGCGGCATCCGCTACAGCGGCGACATCGCCAAGGCCATCGCCGCGGGCGCGAGCACCGTGATGATGGGCGGCATGTTCGCGGGCACCGAAGAAGCGCCGGGCGAGGTCATCCTCTACCAGGGCCGCAGCTACAAGAGCTACCGCGGCATGGGCTCCATTGGCGCCATGCAGCAGGGCAGCGCCGACCGCTACTTCCAGGAGAGCAGCACCGGCAACCCCAACGCCGACAAGCTCGTGCCCGAGGGCATCGAAGGCCGCGTGCCCTACAAGGGCTCGGTCGTGGCCATCATCTTCCAGCTCGCGGGCGGCGTGCGCGCCAGCATGGGCTACTGCGGCTGCGCCACCATCCAGGAGATGAAGGACCGCGCCGAGTTCGTGCAGATCACCGCGGCCGGCATGCGCGAGAGCCACGTGCACGACGTGCAGATCACCAAGGAAGCCCCGAACTACCGAGCGGACTGA
- the guaA gene encoding glutamine-hydrolyzing GMP synthase, with amino-acid sequence MQHDKILILDFGSQVTQLIARRIREAHVYCEVHPCDVSSEWVREFAADGHLKGIVLSGSHASVYEVDDKAPDAVYELGVPVLGICYGMQTMAQQLGGKVEGSNTREFGYAEVRARGHTALFKDIADFTTPEGHGMLKVWMSHGDKVTELPPGFKLMASTDSCPIAGMADETRRFYAVQFHPEVTHTVQGRAILERFVLEICGTNADWVMRDHIAEAVEKIRAQVGDEEVILGLSGGVDSSVAAALIHRAIGDQLTCVFVDHGLLRLNEGDMVMDMFAGKLHAKVVRVDASALFLGELAGVSDPEQKRKIIGRLFVEVFKAEAAKLTASGASKQGAKWLAQGTIYPDVIESGGAKSKKAVTIKSHHNVGGLPEQLGLKLLEPLRDLFKDEVRELGVALGLPHDMVYRHPFPGPGLGVRILGEVKKDYADLLRRADAIFIEELRSTIEPNSGKSWYDLTSQAFTVFLPVKSVGVMGDGRTYDYVVALRAVQTSDFMTADWAELPYSLLKRVSGRIINEVRGINRVTYDVSSKPPATIEWE; translated from the coding sequence ATGCAGCACGACAAGATCCTCATCCTCGATTTCGGCTCCCAGGTCACCCAGCTCATCGCGCGCCGCATCCGCGAAGCGCACGTGTACTGCGAGGTCCACCCCTGCGACGTGAGCAGCGAGTGGGTGCGCGAATTCGCGGCCGACGGCCACCTCAAGGGCATCGTGCTGTCGGGCAGCCACGCGAGCGTGTACGAGGTGGACGACAAGGCCCCCGACGCGGTGTATGAGCTGGGCGTGCCGGTGCTGGGCATCTGCTACGGCATGCAGACCATGGCGCAGCAGCTCGGCGGCAAGGTCGAGGGCTCGAACACGCGCGAGTTCGGCTACGCCGAGGTGCGCGCGCGCGGCCACACCGCGCTGTTCAAGGACATCGCCGACTTCACCACCCCCGAAGGCCACGGCATGCTCAAGGTGTGGATGAGCCACGGCGACAAGGTCACCGAGCTGCCCCCGGGCTTCAAGCTCATGGCCAGCACGGACAGCTGCCCCATCGCCGGCATGGCCGACGAGACGCGCCGCTTCTACGCGGTGCAGTTCCACCCCGAGGTCACGCACACGGTGCAGGGCCGCGCCATCCTCGAGCGCTTCGTGCTCGAGATCTGCGGCACCAACGCCGACTGGGTCATGCGCGACCACATCGCCGAGGCGGTGGAGAAAATCCGCGCCCAGGTGGGCGACGAAGAGGTGATCCTGGGCCTGTCGGGCGGCGTCGATTCCTCGGTGGCCGCGGCCCTGATCCACCGCGCCATCGGCGACCAGCTCACCTGCGTGTTCGTCGACCACGGCCTGCTGCGCCTCAACGAGGGCGACATGGTGATGGACATGTTCGCGGGCAAGCTGCACGCCAAGGTGGTGCGGGTGGACGCGAGCGCGCTGTTCCTGGGCGAACTGGCCGGCGTGAGCGACCCCGAGCAGAAGCGCAAGATCATCGGCCGCCTGTTCGTGGAGGTGTTCAAGGCCGAAGCGGCCAAGCTCACCGCGAGCGGCGCGTCCAAGCAGGGCGCGAAATGGCTGGCGCAAGGCACCATCTACCCCGACGTGATCGAGTCGGGTGGGGCCAAGAGCAAGAAGGCCGTGACCATCAAGAGCCACCACAACGTGGGCGGCCTGCCCGAGCAGCTTGGCCTGAAGCTGCTCGAACCGCTGCGCGACCTGTTCAAAGACGAGGTGCGCGAACTCGGCGTGGCCCTGGGCCTGCCGCACGACATGGTCTACCGCCACCCCTTCCCGGGCCCAGGCCTGGGCGTGCGCATCCTGGGCGAGGTGAAGAAGGACTACGCCGACCTGCTGCGCCGCGCCGACGCGATCTTCATCGAAGAGCTGCGCTCCACCATCGAACCGAACTCGGGCAAGAGCTGGTACGACCTGACCAGCCAGGCCTTCACCGTGTTCCTGCCGGTCAAGAGCGTGGGCGTGATGGGCGACGGCCGCACCTACGACTACGTGGTGGCGCTGCGCGCGGTGCAGACCAGCGACTTCATGACCGCCGACTGGGCCGAGCTGCCCTACAGCCTGCTCAAGCGCGTCTCGGGCCGTATCATCAACGAGGTGCGCGGCATCAACCGGGTGACGTACGACGTGTCGAGCAAGCCGCCGGCGACGATCGAGTGGGAGTGA
- a CDS encoding tyrosine-type recombinase/integrase has protein sequence MLTDTKLRNLKPRDKLYKENDRDGLYVAVTPAGAISFRYNYSIHGRQETITFGRYGVGGITLAEARERLGEAKKMIAAGKSPAKEKARDKARVKDAETFGAWAEKWLRGYQMADSTRDMRRSVYERELKPKFGNQKLGEITHEDLRALTDAIVERGAPATAVHAREVMLQVFRWAIERGQKVENPAELVRPTTIAKFEPRDRALTPDEIGLMYQYMERIGTTPSIRAAAKLLLLTMVRKSELTNATWSEINFSEALWTIPKERMKRRNPHLVFLSRQALDIFIALKTFAGGSDYVLPSRYDSDLPMSSATLNQVLTLTYRLAQKEGKSLAKFGPHDLRRTASTLLHEAGYNTDWIEKCLAHEQRGVRAVYNKAEYREQRTAMLQDWADMIDEWTLKRPKA, from the coding sequence ATGCTGACCGATACCAAGCTGCGTAACCTCAAGCCGAGGGACAAGCTCTACAAGGAAAATGACCGTGACGGCCTCTATGTGGCCGTCACGCCCGCTGGGGCGATCTCGTTCCGCTACAACTACTCGATCCACGGTCGGCAGGAGACCATCACCTTCGGCCGCTATGGCGTCGGCGGCATCACCCTTGCGGAAGCCCGCGAGCGGTTGGGAGAGGCTAAGAAGATGATCGCAGCCGGGAAGTCGCCGGCCAAAGAGAAGGCTCGGGACAAGGCCCGCGTCAAGGATGCGGAGACGTTCGGGGCGTGGGCGGAAAAGTGGCTGCGCGGCTACCAAATGGCTGACTCCACCCGCGACATGCGCCGTTCAGTCTACGAGCGCGAGCTGAAGCCGAAATTCGGCAATCAGAAACTGGGAGAGATCACCCACGAGGACTTGCGGGCGCTGACCGATGCCATCGTGGAGCGCGGTGCACCGGCGACCGCAGTGCATGCTCGCGAGGTGATGTTGCAGGTCTTTCGCTGGGCCATCGAGCGCGGCCAGAAGGTCGAGAACCCGGCAGAGCTGGTGCGGCCGACGACTATCGCCAAGTTCGAGCCGCGCGACCGTGCGCTGACGCCCGACGAGATCGGTCTGATGTATCAGTACATGGAGCGCATCGGCACAACGCCATCCATTCGGGCTGCCGCCAAGTTGTTGCTGCTGACGATGGTGCGCAAGAGCGAGCTGACCAACGCGACCTGGAGCGAGATCAACTTCAGCGAGGCGCTTTGGACCATCCCGAAGGAGCGGATGAAGCGACGCAATCCGCACCTGGTGTTCCTGTCCCGGCAGGCGTTGGACATCTTCATTGCCCTCAAGACCTTTGCCGGCGGATCGGACTACGTGTTGCCGTCGCGGTACGACTCGGACTTGCCCATGAGCAGCGCCACGCTCAACCAGGTGCTGACGCTGACGTATCGGCTGGCGCAGAAGGAAGGGAAGTCGCTCGCCAAGTTCGGGCCACATGACTTGCGGCGCACGGCCAGCACGTTGTTGCATGAGGCCGGCTACAACACGGACTGGATTGAGAAGTGCCTTGCGCACGAGCAGCGAGGCGTCAGGGCCGTCTACAACAAGGCCGAGTACCGCGAGCAGCGGACGGCGATGTTGCAAGACTGGGCGGACATGATCGACGAATGGACACTGAAGCGGCCGAAGGCGTAA
- a CDS encoding helix-turn-helix transcriptional regulator: MQTTTSKTLINRKKLLAMIPLSERTIFNMEQRGEFPRRIALTSRNVAWDLAEVEEWIEARKASGTQAMRPGFTPSVAAATF, encoded by the coding sequence ATGCAGACAACGACAAGTAAGACGCTCATCAACCGCAAGAAGCTACTGGCGATGATCCCGCTGTCTGAGCGCACGATTTTCAATATGGAGCAGCGGGGGGAGTTTCCGCGTCGCATTGCGCTCACCAGCCGAAACGTCGCCTGGGACTTGGCCGAGGTCGAGGAATGGATCGAGGCGCGCAAGGCATCGGGCACTCAGGCCATGCGTCCCGGCTTCACCCCGTCGGTCGCAGCAGCCACTTTTTAG